In a genomic window of Nocardiopsis mwathae:
- a CDS encoding DUF350 domain-containing protein yields the protein MEILFNAGAALAYGAVGMTVMVVGYLIVDLLTPGRLHKLIWEDGNRNATLMVSANTLGVAIIVVSAIFASHYGVAEGLITTAVYGGVGLLLMAVAFLVIDLLTPAKIGDILKQTQLHPATWVNASSHIGVALVVAAAIS from the coding sequence ATGGAGATCCTGTTCAACGCGGGCGCCGCCCTCGCCTACGGTGCCGTCGGCATGACGGTCATGGTCGTCGGCTACCTCATCGTGGACCTGCTGACACCGGGTCGGCTGCACAAGCTGATCTGGGAGGACGGCAACCGCAACGCGACGCTCATGGTGTCGGCCAACACCCTGGGTGTGGCGATCATCGTGGTCTCGGCCATCTTCGCCAGCCACTACGGGGTCGCCGAGGGCCTCATCACCACCGCCGTCTACGGCGGGGTCGGCCTGCTCCTGATGGCCGTCGCGTTCCTCGTCATCGACCTGCTGACCCCCGCCAAGATCGGCGACATCCTCAAGCAGACCCAGCTGCACCCCGCCACCTGGGTGAACGCGTCCTCGCACATCGGTGTCGCGCTGGTCGTGGCAGCGGCCATCTCCTGA
- a CDS encoding DUF2617 family protein — protein sequence MHTQVSAPFVDTRAADLSWSLEHPLIEPLAVRTAATPLGRVELRVLGASHQVLVTPAPCGGTDTDGAGGLVETVACLPGRAGALPERTTADGPGAARYTFDSAVEWFGGREPEFAARVTRLRDEAAARPDSLIGTFPGSPLAVTALALLSRGGADGAALTWRTWHAYPQSAELVTTTTSVAFPPPTSPRT from the coding sequence GTGCACACACAGGTGAGCGCCCCGTTCGTCGACACCCGCGCCGCCGACCTGTCCTGGTCGCTGGAACACCCGCTGATCGAGCCGCTGGCGGTCCGCACCGCCGCGACGCCGCTGGGGCGCGTGGAGCTACGCGTACTCGGCGCCTCGCACCAGGTCCTGGTCACCCCGGCGCCCTGCGGTGGCACGGACACGGACGGCGCCGGCGGACTCGTGGAGACCGTGGCGTGCCTGCCGGGACGGGCGGGTGCGCTCCCGGAGCGCACCACGGCCGACGGACCGGGTGCGGCGCGCTACACGTTCGACTCCGCGGTCGAGTGGTTCGGCGGACGCGAGCCGGAGTTCGCGGCACGGGTGACCCGTCTGCGCGACGAGGCCGCCGCGCGCCCCGACTCCCTGATCGGCACGTTCCCCGGCAGTCCCCTCGCGGTCACCGCGCTGGCCCTGCTGTCCCGCGGCGGGGCGGACGGCGCGGCGCTGACCTGGCGCACCTGGCACGCCTACCCGCAGAGCGCGGAGCTGGTGACGACCACGACGTCGGTGGCGTTCCCCCCGCCGACTTCCCCCCGAACCTAG
- a CDS encoding DUF4178 domain-containing protein has protein sequence MVTFLLLLAIAGLIALLVYLWRPNRPSAPGHHHPHPAPGHAYPPPPQPAHDAPRDPFADTTHTQGDPRTLKAGDMLDFGSDRTWIRGSLRLTEGRFTWSEHFLEVEQGKRWISVQEDPGLELALWTGRPDLQLAPDAPTIDVDGSTFRLTERGSASYRSEGSTGHPAHGAMDYADYEGPGGRLLAFERFDHGPWEVSTGESVVPGTFTIYPGG, from the coding sequence CTGGTGACATTTCTGCTACTGCTGGCGATCGCCGGGCTCATCGCCCTGCTGGTCTACCTGTGGCGGCCGAACCGTCCGTCGGCACCCGGCCATCATCACCCGCACCCGGCTCCCGGGCACGCCTACCCGCCCCCGCCGCAGCCCGCGCACGACGCGCCGCGCGACCCGTTCGCCGATACCACCCACACCCAGGGCGACCCCCGCACGCTCAAGGCGGGGGACATGCTGGACTTCGGCAGCGACCGGACCTGGATCCGGGGCTCGCTGCGGCTCACGGAGGGCCGCTTCACCTGGAGCGAGCACTTCCTGGAGGTCGAGCAGGGCAAGCGCTGGATATCGGTGCAGGAGGACCCCGGCCTCGAACTGGCACTGTGGACCGGGCGCCCCGACCTGCAGCTGGCGCCCGACGCGCCCACGATCGACGTCGACGGCTCCACCTTCCGCCTGACCGAGCGCGGGTCGGCGTCCTACCGCTCCGAGGGCAGTACCGGGCACCCGGCCCACGGTGCCATGGACTACGCCGACTACGAGGGTCCCGGCGGCCGCCTGCTCGCCTTCGAGCGGTTCGACCACGGGCCCTGGGAGGTCAGCACCGGGGAATCGGTGGTCCCCGGGACGTTCACCATCTACCCCGGCGGGTGA
- a CDS encoding sulfurtransferase produces the protein MAHQEPDPAHPPVLVPAAWLARNIDAVRVADVRFYLDGRSGRDAYLGGHLPGAVFADVDTDLAAPPTPEGGRHPLPDPDAFAAALGRLGIGDDTPVVAYDDAGGSTAARLVWMLRVLGSPAALLDGGIQAWTGHLETGPVTAEPRPRTPRPWPADRVVDTAAVRAETTDPSRLLLDARVHGRYTGEEPAPVDARPGHIPGARSAAWPDNLAEDGRFAAPERLRERFAALGADTAASVTAYCGSGVTACHDLLALEHAGFTGARLYPGSWSAWGADADLPVETGEGGADAAG, from the coding sequence ATGGCACACCAGGAGCCCGACCCCGCGCACCCGCCCGTCCTCGTCCCGGCCGCCTGGCTGGCCCGCAACATCGACGCGGTCCGCGTCGCCGACGTCCGCTTCTACCTCGACGGCCGCTCCGGGCGCGACGCCTACCTCGGCGGCCACCTGCCCGGCGCCGTCTTCGCCGACGTCGACACCGACCTCGCGGCGCCGCCGACGCCCGAGGGCGGTCGGCATCCCCTGCCCGACCCCGACGCCTTCGCCGCCGCGCTCGGCCGCCTCGGCATCGGCGACGACACCCCCGTCGTGGCCTACGACGACGCCGGCGGCTCGACCGCCGCACGCCTGGTGTGGATGTTGCGCGTCCTCGGGTCGCCGGCCGCCCTCCTCGACGGCGGTATCCAGGCGTGGACCGGCCACCTGGAGACCGGGCCGGTCACCGCCGAGCCCCGGCCGCGCACCCCGCGCCCCTGGCCTGCCGACCGCGTCGTCGATACCGCCGCGGTGCGTGCCGAGACCACCGACCCCTCCCGGCTGCTGCTCGACGCCCGCGTCCACGGCCGCTACACGGGCGAGGAACCGGCCCCCGTGGACGCCCGCCCCGGGCACATCCCCGGCGCGCGCAGCGCCGCCTGGCCGGACAACCTCGCCGAGGACGGCCGCTTCGCGGCACCCGAACGCCTGCGCGAACGGTTCGCCGCCCTCGGCGCCGACACCGCGGCGTCCGTCACCGCCTACTGCGGGTCCGGGGTGACCGCCTGCCACGACCTGCTGGCCCTGGAGCACGCCGGGTTCACCGGCGCCCGCCTCTACCCGGGTTCCTGGAGCGCCTGGGGCGCCGACGCGGACCTGCCCGTCGAGACAGGGGAGGGCGGCGCGGACGCCGCCGGCTGA
- a CDS encoding type II toxin-antitoxin system RelE family toxin, translated as MTIRSVLWTPEAQAVAQKLPRNLRKQVRESLAALATGPIPPDNASPDMGVPDAYHVITSERTMIVGVYENEVRVWVIRVNT; from the coding sequence ATGACGATCCGTTCTGTCCTGTGGACCCCCGAAGCGCAGGCCGTTGCGCAGAAGCTCCCAAGGAACCTGAGGAAGCAGGTCCGCGAGTCCCTGGCCGCACTGGCGACGGGGCCGATACCTCCTGACAATGCATCGCCCGACATGGGCGTTCCTGACGCATACCACGTGATTACGAGTGAACGCACGATGATCGTCGGCGTGTATGAGAACGAGGTTCGCGTCTGGGTCATCCGCGTTAACACCTAG
- a CDS encoding type II toxin-antitoxin system Phd/YefM family antitoxin, with translation MAEVTLQDARSHLGQLLMRASRSGESITITRYGQAEGVIISAEAYAELQELRREKDRRDLAAAVEADRRGEMEWISYPAKTREELMAGLNTALGLDE, from the coding sequence ATGGCTGAAGTCACCTTGCAGGATGCGCGTAGTCATCTAGGGCAGCTGCTCATGAGAGCTTCCCGAAGTGGTGAATCCATCACCATTACCCGCTACGGTCAGGCCGAAGGCGTGATCATCTCCGCTGAGGCTTATGCCGAGCTTCAGGAGCTGCGTCGGGAGAAGGATCGGCGCGATCTGGCTGCAGCTGTCGAAGCCGACCGGCGCGGTGAGATGGAGTGGATCTCCTACCCGGCCAAGACGCGCGAGGAGCTGATGGCAGGCCTGAACACTGCTTTGGGCCTTGACGAATGA
- a CDS encoding HelD family protein: protein MTLSDSEPAPAVDPEIRAERAHLAASRAALRRMRDDVLATETPAVFGDWVSTQVLQQARALRAEALEDIPDTPLFFGRLDFEAGAVFEDGDGHRTADRIHIGRRHVHDEHGRAMVLDWRAPISVAFYRATPQDPMRVRTRRRYGFDNAARLTAFEDESLTDGAPGGDLLGGELLTAEIERPRTGPMRDIVATIQPEQDDLVRAALDTTLCVQGAPGTGKTAVGLHRIAYLLYAERKRLSRTGVAIVGPNRSFLSYIRNVLPALGEVDVDQTTVRELLETVPVRRVDDTGAARVKGDARMAEVIRRDLWSQLREPAETLVVQRGSRRWRLYPDELRELTDELRGRGVAYGAGRDLLAHRIAHAVLSRMEAAGEACDDRTHDQVRRSREVKAAVAAIWPKADPVKLVLGLLTDADRLASAADGVLSPEEQAAVMLPGRPRGPKSARWSEADLALIDEAAALIRRPESIGHLVVDEAQDLSPMQCRALGRRAASGSATILGDIAQGTSPSATGDWPTLLGHLGKAEARLAVLDRGYRVPAQIIGFAARLLPSIAPGLGAPVAVRRSSGALRLTPARAGSLPDAVADACREGLKREGSVGVMAADADIADLHRALGAAGLDAGVLGETDDALEAERLVCVPASLAKGLEFDTVVAVEPSRIVAAEPRGLHRLYVVLTRAVSALHVVHAEPLPEPLR from the coding sequence ATGACCCTTTCCGACTCCGAGCCCGCCCCAGCCGTCGACCCCGAGATACGCGCCGAACGCGCGCACCTGGCGGCATCCCGCGCCGCGCTGCGCCGGATGCGCGACGACGTCCTGGCCACCGAGACCCCCGCCGTCTTCGGCGACTGGGTCTCCACCCAGGTGCTGCAGCAGGCCCGCGCGCTGCGCGCCGAGGCGCTGGAGGACATCCCCGACACCCCGCTGTTCTTCGGCCGCCTCGACTTCGAGGCCGGGGCGGTGTTCGAGGACGGCGACGGGCACCGGACGGCCGACCGCATCCACATCGGGCGCCGCCACGTCCACGACGAGCACGGCCGCGCCATGGTCCTCGACTGGCGCGCACCCATATCCGTCGCCTTCTACCGCGCCACGCCCCAGGACCCCATGCGGGTGCGCACCCGGCGGCGCTACGGGTTCGACAACGCCGCGCGGCTCACCGCGTTCGAGGACGAGTCGCTGACCGACGGGGCGCCCGGCGGCGACCTGCTCGGCGGGGAGCTGCTGACCGCCGAGATCGAGCGGCCGCGCACCGGGCCCATGCGCGACATCGTCGCCACCATCCAGCCCGAACAGGACGACCTGGTCCGCGCCGCCCTCGACACCACGCTGTGCGTCCAGGGCGCGCCCGGTACCGGAAAGACCGCCGTCGGCCTGCACCGCATCGCCTACCTGCTGTATGCCGAGCGCAAGCGGCTGAGCCGCACCGGCGTCGCCATCGTCGGGCCGAACCGGTCCTTCCTCTCCTACATCCGCAACGTGCTGCCCGCGCTCGGCGAGGTCGACGTCGACCAGACCACCGTGCGGGAGCTGCTGGAGACCGTGCCCGTGCGCCGCGTCGACGACACCGGCGCCGCCCGTGTCAAGGGCGACGCCCGCATGGCCGAGGTGATCCGCCGCGACCTCTGGTCGCAGCTGCGCGAACCGGCCGAGACGCTGGTCGTGCAGCGGGGCTCGCGCCGCTGGCGGCTCTACCCCGACGAACTCCGGGAGCTCACCGACGAGCTGCGCGGGCGCGGCGTCGCCTACGGGGCGGGACGGGACCTGCTGGCGCACCGCATCGCGCACGCCGTCCTCTCCCGGATGGAGGCCGCCGGTGAGGCGTGCGACGACCGCACCCACGACCAGGTGCGGCGCAGCCGGGAGGTGAAGGCGGCGGTGGCCGCGATCTGGCCCAAGGCCGACCCGGTCAAGCTCGTCCTCGGCCTGCTCACCGACGCCGACCGGCTCGCCAGCGCCGCCGACGGCGTCCTCTCGCCCGAGGAGCAGGCCGCCGTGATGCTGCCCGGACGTCCCCGCGGCCCCAAGTCGGCCCGCTGGTCCGAGGCCGACCTCGCGCTGATCGACGAGGCGGCGGCGCTCATCCGGCGCCCGGAGAGCATCGGCCACCTCGTCGTCGACGAAGCCCAGGACCTGAGCCCCATGCAGTGCCGCGCGCTCGGCCGCCGCGCCGCGAGCGGGTCGGCGACCATCCTGGGCGACATCGCCCAGGGCACCAGCCCGTCGGCCACCGGCGACTGGCCGACTCTGCTCGGCCACCTCGGCAAGGCGGAGGCGCGGCTGGCCGTGCTCGACCGCGGCTACCGTGTTCCCGCGCAGATCATCGGCTTCGCCGCCCGCCTGCTCCCGTCCATCGCCCCCGGCCTCGGCGCCCCGGTGGCCGTGCGCCGTTCCTCCGGCGCGCTGCGGCTCACCCCGGCCAGGGCCGGTTCCCTCCCCGACGCCGTGGCCGACGCCTGCCGCGAAGGGCTCAAGCGCGAGGGGTCGGTGGGGGTGATGGCCGCCGACGCCGACATCGCCGACCTGCACCGGGCGCTGGGGGCGGCCGGGCTCGACGCCGGGGTGCTGGGCGAGACCGACGACGCTCTGGAGGCCGAGCGGCTGGTGTGCGTGCCGGCCTCGCTGGCCAAGGGCCTGGAGTTCGACACCGTCGTCGCGGTCGAGCCCTCGCGTATCGTCGCCGCGGAGCCCCGTGGCCTGCACCGCCTCTACGTCGTCCTCACCCGGGCGGTCAGTGCGCTGCACGTGGTGCACGCCGAACCGCTGCCGGAACCGCTGCGCTGA
- a CDS encoding CYTH and CHAD domain-containing protein has protein sequence MPDRQDPRKQQVRQDHIEIEAKYGASPDFRLPDLADLAPGGIESAEHRLAATYFDTGDLRLAARRITLRRRTGGPDAGWHLKIPWGPDAKKEFHEPLGKQEATAPARLSRLVASATRGAPLVPTARISTDRTEYALIGASGERLALLADDAVSGEVLAAADGGDGHPSPCSWREVEVELASGPRTLLRSVGARLEEAGASPSTVGSKLLFVLGGRVPAPLPRPDGGSAGDVVLRYLWDQVQRLLDYDPRVRVDEEDAIHQMRVSTRRIRTVLQAFPSVVDRDATRPVADELRWLSGVLSFARDLEVMRELCARRFAELPRRAAGHDLTDGWLGVLDEQRRRSHDRILRELSGDRYFTLLDDLDRLRAEPPMTEKALREATSVLRRDVARACRRMDAAHDRAVAAPDAETRVTAWHDVRKAAKRARYAATLAQPVLGAPAKRIRAWATELQQVLGEHQDGVALQAYLDGNAPRLAPPGGIGRDAVLVTLGAMAGSEATTGRALIDRAERVWETGPDPKKPLGRR, from the coding sequence GTGCCAGACCGCCAGGACCCACGGAAGCAGCAGGTCCGGCAGGACCACATCGAGATCGAGGCGAAGTACGGCGCGAGCCCGGACTTCCGATTGCCGGACCTGGCCGACCTGGCTCCGGGCGGCATCGAGTCCGCCGAGCACCGGCTCGCCGCCACCTACTTCGACACCGGCGACCTGCGCCTGGCCGCGCGCCGCATCACCCTGCGCCGCCGCACCGGCGGGCCGGACGCCGGCTGGCACCTCAAGATCCCCTGGGGGCCGGACGCCAAGAAGGAGTTCCACGAGCCGCTGGGAAAACAGGAGGCGACGGCACCGGCCAGGTTGTCCCGGCTGGTGGCTTCGGCCACCCGGGGCGCGCCACTGGTGCCGACCGCGCGGATCAGCACCGACAGGACCGAGTACGCGCTGATCGGCGCCTCCGGCGAGCGTCTCGCCTTGCTCGCCGACGACGCCGTCAGTGGCGAGGTCCTCGCGGCGGCTGACGGCGGCGACGGGCACCCCTCCCCCTGCTCGTGGCGGGAGGTCGAGGTCGAACTCGCCTCCGGGCCGCGGACGCTGCTGCGGAGCGTCGGCGCGCGGTTGGAGGAGGCCGGGGCCAGCCCGTCGACCGTCGGTTCGAAACTCCTGTTCGTGCTGGGCGGCCGCGTCCCGGCACCGCTACCGCGGCCGGACGGCGGCAGCGCCGGCGACGTCGTGCTGCGCTACCTGTGGGACCAGGTGCAGCGGCTGCTCGACTACGACCCGCGGGTGCGCGTGGACGAGGAGGACGCGATCCACCAGATGCGGGTCTCCACCCGCAGGATCCGCACGGTGCTGCAGGCGTTCCCGTCGGTGGTCGACCGGGACGCCACCCGGCCGGTCGCCGACGAGCTGCGGTGGCTGTCGGGCGTGCTGAGCTTCGCCCGCGACCTGGAGGTGATGCGCGAGCTGTGCGCGCGGCGGTTCGCCGAGCTGCCGCGGCGGGCGGCCGGCCACGACCTCACCGACGGCTGGCTGGGCGTCCTGGACGAGCAGCGGCGCCGCTCGCACGACCGCATCCTCCGGGAGCTGTCGGGCGATCGCTACTTCACGCTGCTCGACGACCTCGACCGGCTGCGCGCCGAACCGCCGATGACCGAGAAGGCGCTGCGGGAGGCCACCTCCGTCCTCCGGCGCGACGTGGCACGGGCCTGTCGGCGCATGGACGCCGCACACGACCGCGCCGTCGCCGCACCCGACGCCGAGACGCGCGTGACCGCATGGCACGACGTCCGCAAGGCCGCCAAGCGGGCGCGGTACGCGGCCACCCTCGCCCAGCCCGTGCTGGGCGCGCCCGCGAAGCGCATCCGGGCGTGGGCGACCGAACTCCAGCAGGTCCTCGGTGAGCACCAGGACGGCGTGGCGCTGCAGGCCTACCTCGACGGCAACGCGCCGCGGCTGGCGCCCCCGGGCGGGATCGGCCGCGACGCCGTGCTGGTCACGCTCGGGGCCATGGCCGGGTCCGAGGCCACGACCGGCCGCGCGCTCATCGACCGCGCCGAGCGGGTGTGGGAGACCGGGCCGGACCCGAAGAAGCCGCTGGGCCGACGCTGA
- a CDS encoding ABC transporter ATP-binding protein, giving the protein MTQPSRLWGENLTLAYDQSVISRDLGISIPDSSFTVIVGPNACGKSTLLRALSRMLKPVSGAVHLDGRLISSYPAKEVARRLGLLPQSSIAPDGITVADLVARGRYPHQKFLKQWSRADERVIGEAMDATGVVELADRMVDELSGGQRQRVWLAMVLAQQTPLLLLDEPTTYLDIAHQMDVLDLCAELHHQRDYTLVAVLHDLNHACRYATHLIAMKDGRVVAEGDPADIITADLVEEVFGLPVRVIPDPETHTPLVVPVDRRGTVAQRAGGAKDAGGHGADSAGGQAADVGAAGAA; this is encoded by the coding sequence ATGACCCAGCCGTCCCGGTTGTGGGGAGAGAACCTGACGCTCGCCTACGACCAGAGCGTCATCTCCCGGGATCTGGGGATCAGCATCCCCGACTCCTCCTTCACCGTGATCGTCGGGCCCAACGCCTGCGGAAAGTCGACGCTGCTGCGGGCCCTGTCGCGGATGCTGAAGCCGGTGTCGGGCGCCGTCCACCTCGACGGCCGTCTGATCAGCTCGTACCCCGCGAAGGAGGTCGCGCGCCGCCTGGGGCTGCTGCCGCAGTCCTCCATCGCGCCCGACGGCATCACCGTCGCCGACCTGGTGGCGCGCGGCCGCTACCCGCACCAGAAGTTCCTCAAGCAGTGGTCGCGCGCCGACGAGCGGGTCATCGGCGAGGCGATGGACGCCACGGGCGTGGTGGAGCTGGCCGACCGCATGGTCGACGAACTGTCGGGTGGGCAGCGCCAGCGCGTGTGGCTGGCGATGGTGCTGGCCCAGCAGACCCCGCTGCTGCTTCTGGACGAGCCCACCACCTACCTGGACATCGCCCACCAGATGGACGTGCTGGACCTGTGCGCGGAGCTGCACCACCAGCGTGACTACACGCTGGTCGCGGTGCTGCACGACCTCAACCACGCCTGCCGGTACGCCACCCACCTCATCGCCATGAAGGACGGGCGCGTGGTGGCCGAGGGCGACCCCGCCGACATCATCACGGCCGACCTCGTGGAGGAGGTCTTCGGCCTGCCGGTGCGGGTCATCCCCGACCCCGAGACGCACACACCGCTGGTCGTCCCCGTCGACCGCCGCGGCACGGTCGCGCAGCGCGCCGGAGGGGCGAAGGACGCGGGAGGGCACGGCGCCGATTCCGCCGGTGGACAGGCCGCCGACGTGGGTGCGGCCGGTGCGGCCTGA